A part of Bacteroidota bacterium genomic DNA contains:
- a CDS encoding T9SS type A sorting domain-containing protein, with protein MRRISLLVVGLLLSVTTPLASAQRAPDAILPSPDVDFGVDFGRAVAVDGSFAAVGAPGAEEGTKEPGAVTLFERLADGSWAQRQRIVPTDFDAGRFNERERFGAALALDGTRLAVGARGDDLDDTRQAGAVYVYERNPSGTWVEVAKLRDPSPLAFGEFGDAVALDGDRMLVTAKRLSDPATNYEGGTVYVFDRQPNGAWTVSATLTRSEAEGRAFFGDALALDGDRALIGAGGAGSNGRAYVYERAGTVWTEVAEVESPDPTVAGNNKQFGEAVALDGDVALVGANGQGVTYPGLGAFASGAAYVFGRNAGGSWSLRQRLTPGDIDRAELSSSRQIEFGASVALEEGTALVGAPDDVIDGTFGAGSAYVFAETSGTWEQASKLRGSGGDDGERFGTAVAITDGFAVSGAIFAAVGNQEPGAAYVHAIEGPDLPTLSLLVQERIGVTDAPRVLAALQLLVQERIGVTDAPRLLGALRLLVQERLAVSDNGGAARADGSASATAQPIRLDTDLVSFFAPTGLDVAFDNISTPGDLSVFFEAAPPENTEGLPNETIAPYRWVISATDGLAFESASVRFDPDAFASLADPARVTIYRRPDAGTGAFEEVATSVDPDDGALVGRGITAFSEFVIAGDGVVVSSEADLPLVFALDGPYPNPATTETTLEIALPEAGPIRVEVLDVLGRRVALLAEGEQPAGYVTLRLRTDRLAAGSYFVRLRAGDEEATTRLTVVR; from the coding sequence ATGCGCAGGATCTCCCTTTTGGTGGTCGGGCTGCTCCTCAGCGTGACCACGCCGCTGGCCTCTGCGCAGCGCGCCCCGGACGCCATTCTACCATCGCCGGACGTGGACTTCGGTGTCGACTTTGGGCGGGCCGTCGCTGTAGACGGGTCCTTCGCGGCCGTCGGTGCGCCGGGTGCTGAGGAAGGCACCAAAGAGCCCGGTGCGGTGACCCTCTTCGAGCGCCTGGCGGACGGCTCGTGGGCCCAGAGGCAGCGCATCGTCCCCACGGATTTCGATGCGGGGCGCTTCAACGAACGCGAGCGGTTCGGGGCAGCGCTCGCGCTGGACGGTACCCGGCTCGCAGTTGGTGCCCGAGGCGACGACCTAGACGATACGCGGCAGGCGGGCGCGGTCTACGTCTACGAGCGAAACCCGAGTGGGACCTGGGTCGAGGTCGCCAAGCTCCGCGACCCGTCCCCGCTGGCCTTCGGCGAGTTCGGCGACGCCGTCGCGCTCGACGGCGACCGGATGCTGGTGACGGCGAAGCGGCTCAGCGATCCCGCCACCAACTACGAAGGGGGAACGGTCTACGTCTTCGACCGCCAGCCGAACGGGGCATGGACGGTCTCAGCGACCCTCACACGCTCCGAGGCCGAGGGCCGCGCCTTCTTCGGCGATGCGCTCGCACTGGACGGCGACCGCGCGCTGATCGGCGCGGGCGGCGCCGGATCGAACGGGCGGGCCTACGTCTATGAGCGAGCGGGCACCGTGTGGACCGAGGTCGCCGAGGTCGAGTCGCCCGACCCGACCGTGGCCGGCAACAACAAGCAGTTCGGCGAGGCCGTCGCGCTGGACGGGGACGTGGCCCTCGTGGGCGCGAACGGCCAGGGCGTGACGTATCCCGGGCTCGGCGCGTTCGCCTCCGGGGCCGCCTACGTCTTCGGACGCAACGCGGGAGGAAGCTGGAGCCTGCGCCAGCGGCTCACGCCCGGCGACATCGACCGGGCCGAGCTGTCCTCGTCTCGCCAGATTGAGTTCGGTGCCAGCGTGGCGCTGGAGGAGGGAACGGCCCTAGTCGGCGCGCCCGACGATGTCATTGACGGCACGTTCGGGGCAGGCTCCGCCTATGTCTTCGCGGAGACCAGCGGGACCTGGGAACAGGCGAGTAAGCTGCGCGGCTCGGGGGGCGACGACGGCGAGCGCTTCGGTACGGCCGTCGCCATCACAGATGGGTTTGCCGTGAGCGGGGCCATCTTCGCCGCGGTGGGCAACCAAGAGCCTGGCGCGGCGTACGTCCACGCCATCGAGGGACCCGACCTACCGACGCTCTCGCTGCTCGTGCAGGAACGCATCGGGGTCACGGATGCACCCCGCGTCCTCGCCGCGCTGCAGTTGCTCGTCCAGGAACGCATCGGGGTAACCGACGCGCCGCGCCTGCTCGGCGCGCTCCGGCTGCTCGTTCAGGAGCGCCTCGCCGTGAGCGACAACGGGGGGGCCGCCCGGGCTGACGGCTCCGCCTCCGCAACGGCGCAGCCCATCCGCCTCGACACCGACCTCGTCTCGTTCTTCGCCCCGACGGGCCTCGACGTCGCCTTCGATAACATCTCCACCCCCGGCGACCTCAGCGTCTTCTTCGAGGCCGCCCCGCCCGAGAACACCGAGGGGCTTCCCAATGAGACAATCGCGCCGTATCGCTGGGTGATCTCGGCGACCGACGGGCTCGCGTTCGAGAGCGCCTCGGTGCGCTTTGATCCCGATGCCTTCGCCAGCCTCGCCGACCCCGCGCGCGTCACGATCTACCGCCGCCCCGACGCGGGCACCGGCGCGTTCGAGGAGGTCGCGACCAGCGTCGACCCCGACGACGGCGCGCTCGTCGGCCGCGGCATCACCGCCTTCAGCGAGTTCGTGATCGCGGGCGACGGCGTGGTCGTGAGCAGCGAGGCCGACCTCCCGCTCGTCTTCGCGCTCGACGGCCCCTACCCCAACCCAGCAACCACCGAGACGACGCTGGAGATTGCGCTTCCGGAGGCCGGCCCGATTCGCGTGGAGGTGCTCGACGTGCTCGGACGGCGCGTGGCGCTGCTGGCTGAGGGCGAGCAGCCGGCGGGCTACGTGACGCTGCGGCTGCGGACGGACCGGCTCGCGGCGGGGTCCTACTTCGTCCGGCTGCGCGCTGGCGACGAGGAGGCCACGACCCGGCTCACCGTGGTACGCTAG